One window from the genome of Salvia miltiorrhiza cultivar Shanhuang (shh) chromosome 7, IMPLAD_Smil_shh, whole genome shotgun sequence encodes:
- the LOC130994672 gene encoding scarecrow-like protein 28, with product MLAGCSSTLVSPRHRLRSEASAQFQACHIPAMSTQRLDLPCSFGRKEASRPQAVRPVGISVEKPIEQSKGSSLRQNIRLPPVAAESRRERGDEFWERSKKKRYAAADEGGNYMSRVKKRKTGNGNGNEDLGQQLRSSEDFWFHEGEERVCFDPPPPLPPLSSIPWFDSVVAEVTDLGKSKDVQRVDPHPHKEASASGSGSSSTSSGGHTLAPGVVERGNGSSSRNPSEVAGHNHNHNGSQREQEQEHEYVELINLVVACAEQIGCKNIAAISHCLARLGELASPRGSPLHRLIAYFTEALALRVARLWPHVFHITPPRDLDRLDDDHNALRVLNQVSPITRFVHFTCNEILLRELEGKDRVHIIDFDIKQGLQWPSLFQSLASRVNPPSHVRITGIGESKQELIETGDRLAGFAEAFGLPFEFHPVVDRLEDVRLWMLHVKEKEAVVANCVFQLHKMLYDATGGALRDFLGLIRSTNAQVVVMAEQEAGHNEATLDARLFNSLKYYSAVFDSVDSSLPLDSTARIKVEEMFGREIRSIIACEGRQRGERHERFEKWHQLMEQGGFRCVGVSEREVLQGEMMLKMYSSNQNYRVQVAASASNTASSCLTLSWSEQPLYAVSAWRPAVDAAGGSSSLF from the coding sequence ATGTTGGCTGGGTGTTCTTCTACATTGGTTTCACCAAGGCATAGATTGAGGAGTGAAGCATCTGCACAGTTTCAAGCTTGTCACATCCCTGCAATGAGCACACAGAGGTTGGATTTGCCTTGTAGCTTCGGGCGAAAGGAGGCGTCGCGGCCGCAGGCTGTTAGGCCGGTTGGGATTTCAGTTGAGAAGCCTATTGAACAATCAAAGGGTTCTTCTCTGAGGCAGAACATCAGGCTCCCTCCTGTTGCAGCAGAGagcaggagagagagaggggatgaATTTTGGGAGAGGAGTAAGAAAAAGAGGTATGCTGCTGCAGATGAAGGGGGCAATTACATGAGCAGAGTGAAGAAGAGGAAAACGGGCAATGGCAATGGCAATGAAGATTTAGGGCAGCAGTTGAGGAGTAGTGAGGATTTCTGGTTCCATGAGGGAGAGGAGAGGGTGTGTTTCGACCCGCCACCGCCTCTCCCGCCACTGTCGAGCATCCCTTGGTTTGATTCTGTTGTGGCTGAGGTTACTGATTTGGGGAAGTCTAAGGATGTGCAGAGAGTTGATCCTCATCCTCACAAGGAGGCCTCTGCCTCTGGCTCTGGCTCCTCGAGCACGTCCTCCGGTGGCCACACCTTGGCTCCGGGGGTGGTGGAGCGTGGCAACGGGTCATCCTCGCGCAATCCAAGTGAGGTTGCAGGGCACAATCACAATCATAATGGTAGCCAAAGggagcaagagcaagagcaTGAGTATGTTGAGCTGATCAACCTAGTTGTGGCTTGTGCTGAGCAAATAGGCTGCAAGAACATTGCTGCAATCAGTCATTGTCTAGCCAGGCTAGGGGAGCTTGCCTCGCCACGAGGCTCCCCTCTACACCGCCTCATTGCCTACTTCACCGAGGCCCTAGCCCTGCGCGTGGCAAGGCTATGGCCTCACGTGTTCCACATCACCCCACCTCGTGACCTTGACCGCCTTGATGATGATCACAACGCGTTAAGGGTGCTGAACCAAGTGAGCCCCATCACAAGGTTCGTTCACTTCACGTGCAACGAGATCCTGCTGAGGGAATTGGAAGGGAAGGACAGGGTTCACATCATAGATTTTGACATCAAGCAAGGGCTGCAGTGGCCTAGTTTGTTTCAAAGCTTGGCCTCGAGGGTGAACCCTCCGAGCCATGTGAGGATCACAGGCATTGGTGAGTCGAAGCAAGAGCTGATCGAGACGGGGGACAGACTAGCCGGCTTTGCTGAGGCGTTTGGGCTCCCCTTCGAGTTCCATCCGGTGGTGGATAGGCTGGAGGATGTGAGGCTGTGGATGCTTCATGTGAAGGAGAAGGAGGCCGTGGTGGCGAACTGCGTTTTCCAGCTGCATAAGATGCTCTACGACGCCACGGGGGGCGCCTTGAGGGACTTCCTAGGGTTGATAAGAAGCACCAATGCTCAAGTGGTGGTGATGGCAGAGCAGGAGGCAGGGCACAATGAGGCCACATTGGATGCTAGGCTATTCAACTCACTCAAGTACTACTCAGCCGTGTTCGACTCCGTTGATTCGAGCCTCCCCCTTGACAGCACGGCAAGGATCAAGGTGGAGGAGATGTTCGGGCGGGAGATAAGGAGCATCATCGCCTGCGAGGGGAGGCAGAGGGGCGAGAGGCACGAGAGGTTCGAAAAATGGCATCAGTTGATGGAGCAAGGCGGGTTCCGGTGTGTAGGGGTGAGTGAGAGGGAGGTGCTTCAAGGGGAGATGATGCTGAAGATGTACTCTTCCAACCAGAATTATAGGGTGCAAGTGGCCGCCTCCGCCTCCAACACGGCCTCGTCGTGTCTCACGCTGAGCTGGTCGGAGCAGCCTCTTTACGCGGTGTCAGCGTGGAGGCCGGCCGTGGATGCTGCCGGAGGCTCCTCGTCTTTGTTCTGA